Below is a window of Phormidium ambiguum IAM M-71 DNA.
AAGGCGCTAAAGCGCAACAACGTACTATTTTAATATTATAGTTAGTTTAATTGTCGGTTTCTAAGACTGTTAATACATACTCTGCTTGGTTGACTGAGTGATTAGTTGATAGGTCGAAAATTATCCCACTTCTTTCAGCTTGAATATCTATCAAATTAGGTAACTTACCTTCTTTGTTAAAGGCAATTATTTGATAAACTCGCTCTCCTGCTGATACAAAATTTCCTAAATCTAAGCGATTTTGAACTACTCCACCAATGGGAGCATAATATTTTTTTAATTGGTTTTTTTTCGTATAATTTATTTGATAATTTGCGGTTTCTGGTAAGGGAAAACCAGGAATTGATAGGATTTCTTTTTGCGCTAAGTAGTTTTTAATGCCTCTCACTCCTTTGGCAACTGATTCAGGATTAATTTGCATTCCTGAACCTAATTCTAATGTCCACGATTCCAAGTCAAATTGAATCTGCTTTCCTTGCTGTGCTAAGGCATCTTCCAACGCTAGCCAAGGCTTCAAGAATGCTTCGTCAAAAGCATCTCCATCGTATGCGTCAAGTAAAATTTCATAGTCTAAAAGAAACGCTTTGGCGCTTTCTTCCCTACCTTTAAATCCATAAATATAATCGATCGCTTGATTGCTAGAACTGTGAATGTCAATAACATAATTAGAATCTAAACATAATGATTGTAATTGATAACGATATAATTCACTTAAAGGTACTCCACTAGGAGAATTAATTTTTTCTTCTAGTTTTTCAAAGCTTTGTTTAATTTGTTTAAGATAATTGTGTCTAAGAGTATCGGGATCGACATCGACTTGAGTTTTAACAAATTTTTCTAAATCTTTACATTCTTTTTCATAGTCCCAAAATATGCGATTCCAATCTTTACCATCATAAATGTTAAATCTTCCAGTAGAAAAGAAGTGTGTACGTTGGTTTGTGCTAAAAGGATTACAGAGGGGAACAAGCCAAATTTCACCAGTAATATTTGTATTATTGATAGACATCAAAAATTCAATTAACTGATGAATAACGGCATTACCAACAATTTCAGCACCATGTAAATTCGCTTGAATATAAGCTTTTTTGCCGGGGGTGGAGCCAATAAATTTGTAGATTTGGAGGGAAAACCGATCGCCGGAGGCGAGTTGTACCAGAGGAAGATGAGAAATTGTCGGAATCATAGATAACTCCTAAATTAAACTTAATGGCGGTAAGATTATTTCCTCTGAGATTAGCACCGTCAGAGCAAATATTAAGCAGTGAATCAGCAAATTTAGCTGAGATATTTTAAAAATAACTATGTGATAGCTACTTGTAGATAATTCACTGCTTAACTAATGCCAGTTACAATTGAAAACAGAGAATATGCAACAAGAAAAACGGATTGGAATATTAACTAGTGGCGGCGATTGTGCAGGCTTAAATGCAGCAATTAGAGGCGTGGTATGCCGTGCTGTAGGTACTTATGGGTGGAAAGTTTTAGGCATTCGTCAAGCCACAATGGGATTAATGAGTTCTCCGCCTGATTTTATTCCGTTAGAAATCGAAACAGTCGATCAGTTGTTAACTATTGGCGGAACATTTTTAGGTACCACAAACACGGGAGATCCTTTTGCTTTTCCTATGCCTGATGGTACCACACGCGATCGCTCAGCCGAAATTAGTGCTGGTTATCATCAACTAGGTTTAGATTGCTTAATAGTAATTGGTGGCGATGGTAGCATGGAAATTGTGCGAAAAGTCGCTCAACAAGGAGGAATGAATTTAGTAGCTATTCCCAAAACAATTGACAATGATGTTGGTAGTACAGAACGTTCAATTGGTTTTGATACGGCTGTTAATATCGCTACAGAATCATTAGATCGTTTGCATTTTACTGCTGCTAGTCACAACCGAGTCATGATACTAGAAGTCATGGGACGTGACGCTGGACATATTGCAATTAGCGCCGGAATCGCTGGTGGTGCTCATATAATTCTTATCCCAGAAATTCCTTACACTTTAGAGAATATTTGCGAGAAAATTCGGGAACGTCAAGAGTCAGGACAGAACTATTCTTTAGTAATTGTTTCCGAAGCTGTGAAGACAGAAGATGGCGAAACAATTAAGAATATAAACCGCTTAGGACAAACCAGATATGGTGGTATTGGTCAATATTTGGCTGATAAAATTTGTGCTTGTAGTGGTGCAGAAACCAGAGTAACTGTGTTAGGACATATTCAACGCGGTGGTACACCTTCACCATTGGATAGATTAACTGGTTCTGTATTTGGCGTAGCAGCAGTTGATTTAATTGCTGAAGGCAAATACGATTGCATGGTAAGTTGGCAAAATCGCCAAGTAGTTAGCGTACCAATTCCTGAAGCGATCGGTCAATATAGTACAGTAGATCCTGATGGAATGCTAGTTAAAACTGCTAGAGGTTTAAACATTTGTTTGGGAGATTAACTATAAGTTAGTACTGAAGACAATGAGTAATCAATAGTATGTAATAGGAATAGGTTTAGCATTACCAATTCCTCAAAAGCAGTTTGTTTTAGCACAAATGCTCATCTTTTCATGTTATGGGATGAGCATTTGTTATTTAGCAGTGCTTAAAAATAAGCAGTTTTTCAGCTTTGATTTGTCTGCATTTGAATCAGTAAAGTCTCTGTCGTCCAAGTCGGACAACCACAACCTAAAAAATCACAATCTTGAGTCCAGATTGCCGCGTTCATTAATCATGCTAACGCTACCGTTGACCAATCATTTGGATCTCTAGGAATACGATTTCTGGCTTCAGTTTCTAAGTGGATATAGTTAGGTTCTGTAATTAAGATGATATTGTTCACAATTATATTGATGGCGATTTGTAAGAGATTTTCCCCATCACTCTCACTCGCTCTACCTTGGATCACCATTGCTGTTACTCTTCTTCTTAATTCGTATTCTGTTTCAGATAAAACTTGTTCGGTGACATAAAGCGTAAATCTAGGATTTGCAATTAAATCCCGTCCTCGCTGGCGCAATAGTTCTCCTACTAAAACGTTGGCATCAATCGCTAGTATCATAATTAAAAGTAAATGGTTTGCTAGGATCGAGAGCATCAATTAGTTCGTCTTTATTCATACCACTTTGATGCGCCATCCGTTTGAGTGTTGCGTCTAGTTGCTCGAAAAGGCGTTTGGTTTCTTCTGGCTTTGGTCGTTTTTTGGGATAATAAAATCCTACTACTTCGCCATTGTGCTCGATCGCTAAAGCTTCATTACCTGTAAGATAATTAATAGAGTGTTCTGCTAACTCCTCTACGGCAATATGTTTCATGGTTCAATACCTAGCGTAGTAGTCAAATTTTAACCTAAGTTATCAACTAGAGTTATCTTTTTTTTGAACCACGTTCGTGTAGCGGTGCGTAGCACTTAGACACGAAGGAAAGAAAAAGAAAAAATTTATATTATTGTATTATGATTATAGTGGACGTTTAAAGTAAATAAATGTCCATGTACTATCAGGATTAGAAGAAACCCCTACCATTTCCCAACCATCTTTCCCCAATTGGTTTAAAAATATACGTAAAGGCTTCCTATTCCATTCTTTCAATTCCTGAGCATCTAAATAAAGTTGTTCTATTTCTTGTGTATTTCCAAGTCCTAACAATCGATATTTAATAATACAATACTCCCAAGATTTCATTAAATTAGTGTTATTCATTTTCCGATTATCACTCTCTATAAATCAAACAGTATTCACCACTTCAAAAACGCTGCTTCAGTCCCTTGTTCCCGGCGAAGTTTACCATCTTTTTCAAACCAAGTAATAATTTGTTGAGTGGTTAAATCTTCAATTGCCACCCCATATTCTTGGGCGATATGTTGCAATAATTTTAAAGAGGAAATAGTTAATCTAGTTAAAAACTTTTCATGATTTGCCAACAGCGCCGCATCAACCATTGCTGAATCTTCTAAAGTTAAAAATTGCGCTCCAGTTTGCCCTTGTGGATTCATAATTAGTAATTAAATTCGAGATTTTTTCGTAATCATATAACCGCAGCGATGTTGACCATTGATTAACCAATGGGTGCGCTCAATTATGCAATCTGGCAAAATCGTGGCAAACATTTCTAACTCATGAGAACAAACGCTGGGGAAAGTTTCTGCAACATCAGAAATCGCACAGTTATGCTCAGTAAACATGAACTGAGAACCGTTTCCATTTTGAGCAGTTTCTGATTCAATGGCATACCATTCTGCCATGTAACCTTCGGCGCGACGCAAATCGACTAACTTAGCAACACGCTCTCCTAGTTTACCGCCACCGATGCGATCGCGGTATTCCAGCGCCTTTTGTTGCCACTGTTTCTGTAAGATACTATTAACCTGCTCTTTTCCCAAAGTTTGCGCCATCGTATCCAACAGCGATACAGCGAATTTACCATGACTATTGGGAAAGCGATCGCGCCCCTTCCGACTCAAACGGTAAGCGTGTTGCGGTCGTCCCATCCCCGCCTGCACAGATTCATACTCAATGAGTTCTTCCGCTTCTAAATCTTTAAGATGACGGCGAACCGCTTGCGGACTGATATCCAAAGTCTCAGCCAATTCCAACGCCGTTGCTTGGCCTCGCTGCAATAGATACTCTAGGATATCTTGCTTAGTCGAAGTTTGCTCTGTGGTCGTCATCTTCTTCCCAGGACTCCATACAGAAAAATTACTTTGTCACTTTGACAACTTACTAGTTGTTAATGTAGCTTAAAATAGACTAAGGAAACAAAATAGTTGCTTTAGTTATACTAAATCCTAACCTGTCTAGCCCTAAACCGCTAGAGGGACTGGAAGTTCCGGGACAGTAACGTAGGACAGGCATCCTGCCTGTCAGTCGAAAAGCCCGTCTTCCACCAAAGAGAAGAACACCAGAGAACACGAGAGAACCGATAATGAGCGCCACTGTCAAAACTTTAGTCAATCAGCCATATAAATACGGCTTCGTCACCAACATTGAGGCAGACACCATCCCCAAAGGACTAAACGAAGATGTAATTCGCCTCATCTCTGCCAAAAAGAACGAGCCAGAATTCATGCTGGAATTTCGCCTGAGAGCCTATCGGCAATGGCTAAAGATGACAGAACCGACATGGCCTCACGTTGAATATCCACCAATCAATTTCCAAGACATCATCTACTATTCCGCACCCAAGCAAAAGAAAAAGCTCAACAGTTTGGAAGAAGTAGACCCCACCCTATTAGAAACCTTCGAGAAACTGGGAATTCCCCTTTCCGAACAAAAGCGGCTTTCCAACGTTGCGGTCGATGCTATCTTCGACAGCGTTTCCGTCGCCACTACCTTTAGAGAGAAATTAGCCAAAGAAGGCGTAATTTTCTGCTCAATTTCCGAAGCCCTAAAAGAATATCCTGAATTAGTGCAGAAATATTTGGGAAGTGTGGTTCCAATTGCTGATAACTTCTACGCTGCACTTAACTCAGCAGTTTTCAGCGATGGTTCCTTCGTTTATATTCCCAAAAACACTAAATGTCCAATGGAATTGTCAACCTACTTCCGTATTAATACCGGAGAATCGGGACAGTTTGAAAGAACATTAATTGTTGCCGAAGAAGGCAGTTATGTCAGCTACTTAGAAGGTTGCACTGCGCCGATGTTTGATACTAATCAATTACACGCCGCAGTTGTCGAATTAGTAGCTTTAGACAATGCCGAAATCAAATATTCCACCGTACAAAACTGGTACGCCGGAGACGAAAATGGCAAAGGCGGAATTTACAACTTTGTCACCAAGCGCGGACTTTGCCAAGGTGTGAATTCTAAAATTTCTTGGACTCAAGTAGAAACTGGTTCTGCTATTACTTGGAAGTATCCTAGCTGTGTATTAGTTGGTGATAATTCCGTTGGCGAATTCTATTCAGTTGCGCTGACAAATAATAAACAGCAAGCTGACACTGGAACCAAGATGGTGCATATTGGGAAAAATACCCGCAGCACGATTATTTCTAAGGGTATTTCTGCCGGGAATTCTAAGAATAGTTATCGCGGTTTGGTGAAAATTGGCCCGAAAGCTGAAGGCGCAAGAAATTATTCTCAATGTGATTCAATGTTGATTGGGGATAATGCTCAAGCGAATACTTTCCCTTATATTCAAGTGCAGAATAACACAGGAAAATTGGAGCATGAGGCTTCGACTTCTAAGATTGGCGAGGAACAGTTGTTCTATTTCGCGCAACGGGGAATTTCGGAAGAAGATGCAATTTCGATGATGATTAATGGCTTCTGTAAGGATGTTTTTAATCAGTTGCCGATGGAATTTGCTGTGGAAGCTAATCGTTTATTAAGTCTGAAGTTGGAAGGTTCAGTTGGTTAATTCTGTTTTCTCTGTGCCTCTGCGGTTAAAAATCTTTTTTATTGAACCGCAGAGACGCAGAGGACGCAGAGGGAAGAAGGAGAGTTTCTTTGAGGTTTTCTGTGGGTTACAAATCTTTTTTTTTGAACCGCGAAGACGCGAAGAGCGCGAAGAAAGAAGAAGAGAAGAAAAGAAGGTAGGAAGATGATTGTTGAGAATAGTCCGGTGATTTTGTCGGTTCGTGATTTAAGGGCTAATGTTGATGGGAATGAGATTTTGAAGGGTTTGAATTTGGAGATGAGGGCGGGAGAAATTCACGCTATCATGGGGCCAAATGGTTCGGGTAAGAGTACTTTTTCTAAGGTTTTGGCTGGGCATCCTGCTTATGAAGTGACTGGCGGTGAGGTGATTTTTCAAGGGCAAAATCTCTTGGAAATGGAACCGGAGGAAAGGTCTAGAACTGGGGTATTTTTGGCTTTTCAATATCCTTTGGAAATTCCAGGGGTGAGTAATTTGGATTTCTTGCGGGTGGCTTATAATTCTCACCAAAAGAGTAAGGGTTTGGAAGAGTTGGATGCTTTTGATTTCCAAGATTTGGTGGAACAAAAGTTGGAAGTGGTGAAGATGAATCCGAGTTTTTTAACTCGCAGTGTGAATGAAGGTTTTTCTGGTGGGGAGAAGAAGCGGAATGAGATTCTGCAAATGGCGTTGTTAGAACCGAAGTTGGCAATCTTAGATGAGACTGATTCGGGTTTGGATATCGACGCTTTGAAAATTGTGGCAAATGGGGTTAATCAATTGGCAAATGCCGAAAATACCATGTTGGTAATTACCCACTATCAAAGATTGTTGGATTACATCATTCCTGACTACGTTCATGTAATGGAAGCTGGCAGAATTATCACTACCGGAACTAAGGAATTAGCTCTGGAATTAGAAGCTCGCGGTTATGATTGGGTATTGGAAGAAAAAGCAACTGAGGTGGTACGATGATCGCACAAGTTGCTAATAGAGAAAGTTTTCTGCCTAAGCTGGTAAACCAGTACCGCAAGCTGGAAAAAGATAAACATGAAAGTTGCGCTTATGGGCTAAAAGATTTGCGCGATGCTGCTGCGGAATATTTACTTGGTGCTAAGTTTCCTACGACTAAAGATGAGGAATGGCGGTTTACTGATATCTCGCCTCTTTTAGAGATTCCTTTACAAGTTCCTGAGTTAACTCAGGAACCAAATTTGGCTTTTTCTTCTTTAAGTTTGCCAGTTAGTTCCGATGATGAATTGCCGTTGCGAGTGGTGTTTGTCAATGGTTACTATGCACCCCATTTGTCAACGATGGAAACATCTTTTTCATCACTAGAGTTTTTTGTCGGGAATT
It encodes the following:
- a CDS encoding succinylglutamate desuccinylase/aspartoacylase domain-containing protein; amino-acid sequence: MIPTISHLPLVQLASGDRFSLQIYKFIGSTPGKKAYIQANLHGAEIVGNAVIHQLIEFLMSINNTNITGEIWLVPLCNPFSTNQRTHFFSTGRFNIYDGKDWNRIFWDYEKECKDLEKFVKTQVDVDPDTLRHNYLKQIKQSFEKLEEKINSPSGVPLSELYRYQLQSLCLDSNYVIDIHSSSNQAIDYIYGFKGREESAKAFLLDYEILLDAYDGDAFDEAFLKPWLALEDALAQQGKQIQFDLESWTLELGSGMQINPESVAKGVRGIKNYLAQKEILSIPGFPLPETANYQINYTKKNQLKKYYAPIGGVVQNRLDLGNFVSAGERVYQIIAFNKEGKLPNLIDIQAERSGIIFDLSTNHSVNQAEYVLTVLETDN
- a CDS encoding ATP-dependent 6-phosphofructokinase, producing MQQEKRIGILTSGGDCAGLNAAIRGVVCRAVGTYGWKVLGIRQATMGLMSSPPDFIPLEIETVDQLLTIGGTFLGTTNTGDPFAFPMPDGTTRDRSAEISAGYHQLGLDCLIVIGGDGSMEIVRKVAQQGGMNLVAIPKTIDNDVGSTERSIGFDTAVNIATESLDRLHFTAASHNRVMILEVMGRDAGHIAISAGIAGGAHIILIPEIPYTLENICEKIRERQESGQNYSLVIVSEAVKTEDGETIKNINRLGQTRYGGIGQYLADKICACSGAETRVTVLGHIQRGGTPSPLDRLTGSVFGVAAVDLIAEGKYDCMVSWQNRQVVSVPIPEAIGQYSTVDPDGMLVKTARGLNICLGD
- the sufR gene encoding iron-sulfur cluster biosynthesis transcriptional regulator SufR — encoded protein: MTTTEQTSTKQDILEYLLQRGQATALELAETLDISPQAVRRHLKDLEAEELIEYESVQAGMGRPQHAYRLSRKGRDRFPNSHGKFAVSLLDTMAQTLGKEQVNSILQKQWQQKALEYRDRIGGGKLGERVAKLVDLRRAEGYMAEWYAIESETAQNGNGSQFMFTEHNCAISDVAETFPSVCSHELEMFATILPDCIIERTHWLINGQHRCGYMITKKSRI
- the sufB gene encoding Fe-S cluster assembly protein SufB, producing MSATVKTLVNQPYKYGFVTNIEADTIPKGLNEDVIRLISAKKNEPEFMLEFRLRAYRQWLKMTEPTWPHVEYPPINFQDIIYYSAPKQKKKLNSLEEVDPTLLETFEKLGIPLSEQKRLSNVAVDAIFDSVSVATTFREKLAKEGVIFCSISEALKEYPELVQKYLGSVVPIADNFYAALNSAVFSDGSFVYIPKNTKCPMELSTYFRINTGESGQFERTLIVAEEGSYVSYLEGCTAPMFDTNQLHAAVVELVALDNAEIKYSTVQNWYAGDENGKGGIYNFVTKRGLCQGVNSKISWTQVETGSAITWKYPSCVLVGDNSVGEFYSVALTNNKQQADTGTKMVHIGKNTRSTIISKGISAGNSKNSYRGLVKIGPKAEGARNYSQCDSMLIGDNAQANTFPYIQVQNNTGKLEHEASTSKIGEEQLFYFAQRGISEEDAISMMINGFCKDVFNQLPMEFAVEANRLLSLKLEGSVG
- the sufC gene encoding Fe-S cluster assembly ATPase SufC; the encoded protein is MIVENSPVILSVRDLRANVDGNEILKGLNLEMRAGEIHAIMGPNGSGKSTFSKVLAGHPAYEVTGGEVIFQGQNLLEMEPEERSRTGVFLAFQYPLEIPGVSNLDFLRVAYNSHQKSKGLEELDAFDFQDLVEQKLEVVKMNPSFLTRSVNEGFSGGEKKRNEILQMALLEPKLAILDETDSGLDIDALKIVANGVNQLANAENTMLVITHYQRLLDYIIPDYVHVMEAGRIITTGTKELALELEARGYDWVLEEKATEVVR